A section of the Triticum dicoccoides isolate Atlit2015 ecotype Zavitan chromosome 7A, WEW_v2.0, whole genome shotgun sequence genome encodes:
- the LOC119332474 gene encoding proline-rich protein 36-like isoform X2, producing the protein MIPSPPISPWIHSPLVAPPRTSPPTPGPRAAPPVQPRPGSPCRWCPAPPLSPSLYSLPPVPHSQPPCQRRRRRRQPRKPPSLARLSLPDLDAAASPAPPPARRASRRPSSPTCLCVVGPPHAEEIPFFCRSTAPPVDGHLHWSHCIIPPPSAQAVRRCQIRLFNDVAPGGKNSQQKSVQQWRGRSVTRTKVVHWIGVIPSIPSSARAARPPTMQVHRSLRAATVGAGETHPPTSCPRLWPLMKSSLTSLFTIPGYCQAAPTLLVPIPLRLGVLYGRGGMELSTSMGGELLLRFRRPVKWLVSRVVAASWEWERAL; encoded by the exons ATGATCCCATCGCCGCCGATCTCGCCCTGGATCCACTCTCCTCTGGTTGCCCCACCGCGGACCTCCCCTCCGACGCCGGGGCCACGCGCCGCCCCACCTGTCCAGCCCCGCCCCGGATCTCCCTGTCGTTGGTGCCCTGCCCCACCTCTCTCACCCAGCCTATACTCCCTGCCGCCGGTGCCCCACTCGCAGCCGCCCTGTCAAcgcaggcgccgccgccgccaaccgcgcAAGCCGCCCTCCTTAGCCCGGCTGTCACTCCCCGACCTCGACGCGGCCGCATCTCCTGCCCCTCCCCCCGCCCGACGAGCCTCCCGTCGCCCTTCATCCCCGACGTGCCTCTGCGTGGTCGGACCTCCACATGCAGAGGAGATCCCATTCTTCTGCAGGTCAACTGCGCCTCCCGTGGACGGTCATCTCCACTGGAGCCATTGCATCATCCCACCTCCCAGCGCTCAGGCCGTTCGCCGCTGCCAAATCCGGCTGTTCAACGATGTAGCACCAGGAG GAAAAAACAGCCAGCAGAAGTCCGTTCAGCAGTGGCGAGGCCGTTCAGTGACGCGAACCAAGGTCGTTCACTGGATCGGGGTCATCCCGTCGATCCCCTCTTCGGCGCGCGCTGCTCGGCCTCCCACCATGCAAGTCCACCGCTCGTTGCGTGCTGCCACTGTCGGGGCCGGCGAGACCCACCCGCCCACCTCCTGTCCCCGCCTGTGGCCGCTTATGAAGTCCAGCCTGACTAGCCTATTCACTATCCCTGGATACTGCCAAGCTGCACCAACACTTTTAGTTCCTATTCCTCTCAGACTCGGTGTGCTCTACGGACGGGGAGGCATGGAGCTGTCGACTAGTATGGGAGGCGAGCTGCTACTGCG TTTTAGGCGACCTGTGAAGTGGTTAGTGAGTAGAGTGGTCGCTGCATCCTGGGA ATGGGAGAGAGCTCTATGA
- the LOC119332474 gene encoding proline-rich protein 36-like isoform X1: MIPSPPISPWIHSPLVAPPRTSPPTPGPRAAPPVQPRPGSPCRWCPAPPLSPSLYSLPPVPHSQPPCQRRRRRRQPRKPPSLARLSLPDLDAAASPAPPPARRASRRPSSPTCLCVVGPPHAEEIPFFCRSTAPPVDGHLHWSHCIIPPPSAQAVRRCQIRLFNDVAPGGKNSQQKSVQQWRGRSVTRTKVVHWIGVIPSIPSSARAARPPTMQVHRSLRAATVGAGETHPPTSCPRLWPLMKSSLTSLFTIPGYCQAAPTLLVPIPLRLGVLYGRGGMELSTSMGGELLLRFRRPVKWLVSRVVAASWEYELKSWSGLCYLNT; this comes from the exons ATGATCCCATCGCCGCCGATCTCGCCCTGGATCCACTCTCCTCTGGTTGCCCCACCGCGGACCTCCCCTCCGACGCCGGGGCCACGCGCCGCCCCACCTGTCCAGCCCCGCCCCGGATCTCCCTGTCGTTGGTGCCCTGCCCCACCTCTCTCACCCAGCCTATACTCCCTGCCGCCGGTGCCCCACTCGCAGCCGCCCTGTCAAcgcaggcgccgccgccgccaaccgcgcAAGCCGCCCTCCTTAGCCCGGCTGTCACTCCCCGACCTCGACGCGGCCGCATCTCCTGCCCCTCCCCCCGCCCGACGAGCCTCCCGTCGCCCTTCATCCCCGACGTGCCTCTGCGTGGTCGGACCTCCACATGCAGAGGAGATCCCATTCTTCTGCAGGTCAACTGCGCCTCCCGTGGACGGTCATCTCCACTGGAGCCATTGCATCATCCCACCTCCCAGCGCTCAGGCCGTTCGCCGCTGCCAAATCCGGCTGTTCAACGATGTAGCACCAGGAG GAAAAAACAGCCAGCAGAAGTCCGTTCAGCAGTGGCGAGGCCGTTCAGTGACGCGAACCAAGGTCGTTCACTGGATCGGGGTCATCCCGTCGATCCCCTCTTCGGCGCGCGCTGCTCGGCCTCCCACCATGCAAGTCCACCGCTCGTTGCGTGCTGCCACTGTCGGGGCCGGCGAGACCCACCCGCCCACCTCCTGTCCCCGCCTGTGGCCGCTTATGAAGTCCAGCCTGACTAGCCTATTCACTATCCCTGGATACTGCCAAGCTGCACCAACACTTTTAGTTCCTATTCCTCTCAGACTCGGTGTGCTCTACGGACGGGGAGGCATGGAGCTGTCGACTAGTATGGGAGGCGAGCTGCTACTGCG TTTTAGGCGACCTGTGAAGTGGTTAGTGAGTAGAGTGGTCGCTGCATCCTGGGAGTATGAGCTCAAATCTTGGTCCGGTCTTTGCTATTTGAACACATGA